A single genomic interval of Metasolibacillus fluoroglycofenilyticus harbors:
- a CDS encoding dihydroorotase, with protein MTTFIHNVKMVNEVSELVMTSITIEEGKITAIGGEQPASAQVIDGQGNLVAPGFVDVHTHLREPGFEHKETIATGTASAAKGGFTTICAMPNTKPVPDSVENMQLIQGLIKESAVIRVLPYGSLTKDISGEVRTNMEELKAHGAVAFSDDGVGIQLAATMYEQMKEAARLDAIVVAHCEDNSLIYEGVMHEGKRNKELGLPGIPSICESVQIARDVLLAEAAGARYHVCHVSTKESVRAVRDAKAAGIRVTAEVCPHHLLLEEMDIPSDDANWKMNPPLRAADDKDSLHAALLDGTIDCIATDHAPHTVEEKCCGMVGAPFGIVGFETAFPLLYTSFVETGKWTLKQLIDWMTVKPSQIFDLPYGTLTVGASADLTIIDLTKEQTVDAEGFVTKGRNTPFNGWVAKGWPILTMVEGKIAYEEAQ; from the coding sequence ATGACAACTTTTATCCATAACGTAAAAATGGTGAATGAAGTAAGTGAGCTAGTAATGACAAGCATTACAATTGAAGAAGGTAAAATTACAGCAATTGGTGGCGAACAACCAGCCTCCGCACAAGTCATTGATGGTCAAGGTAATTTAGTAGCACCGGGCTTTGTCGATGTTCATACACATTTACGTGAACCGGGCTTTGAGCATAAAGAAACGATTGCTACTGGTACAGCATCAGCAGCAAAAGGTGGCTTCACAACAATTTGTGCCATGCCAAATACGAAGCCAGTACCAGATTCAGTTGAAAATATGCAATTAATTCAAGGCTTGATTAAAGAAAGTGCAGTTATTCGCGTATTGCCTTATGGCTCGCTAACGAAAGATATCTCCGGTGAAGTGCGTACAAACATGGAAGAACTTAAAGCTCATGGTGCAGTAGCCTTTTCAGATGATGGTGTAGGTATTCAGCTAGCAGCAACGATGTATGAGCAAATGAAGGAAGCAGCTCGCCTTGATGCAATCGTTGTCGCACACTGTGAAGATAACTCTTTAATTTACGAAGGTGTGATGCATGAGGGCAAACGTAATAAAGAGCTTGGCTTACCAGGTATTCCTTCGATTTGTGAATCGGTGCAAATTGCACGTGACGTCTTATTAGCGGAAGCAGCAGGCGCACGCTACCATGTTTGTCATGTCTCAACGAAGGAGTCTGTACGTGCAGTACGTGATGCAAAGGCAGCAGGTATTCGTGTAACGGCTGAGGTATGCCCGCATCATTTATTGCTAGAGGAAATGGACATTCCTTCAGATGATGCGAATTGGAAAATGAATCCACCACTACGTGCAGCAGATGATAAAGATTCTTTACATGCAGCATTATTAGATGGCACGATTGATTGCATCGCAACAGACCATGCGCCACATACAGTAGAGGAAAAGTGCTGCGGTATGGTAGGCGCACCATTCGGCATCGTAGGCTTTGAAACAGCCTTCCCATTGTTATATACAAGCTTTGTTGAAACAGGGAAATGGACATTAAAGCAATTAATTGACTGGATGACAGTGAAGCCTTCTCAAATTTTTGATTTGCCATATGGCACATTAACAGTAGGTGCATCGGCGGATTTAACAATTATTGATTTAACGAAAGAGCAAACAGTCGATGCAGAAGGATTTGTAACAAAAGGTCGTAATACACCATTTAATGGTTGGGTCGCTAAGGGCTGGCCAATATTAACGATGGTTGAAGGCAAAATCGCATACGAGGAGGCACAATAA
- a CDS encoding carbamoyl phosphate synthase small subunit has product MKKRSLILEDGTVFNGIAFGSDRASQGEVVFTTGMTGYQETLSDPSFYGQIVTLTYPLIGNYGINRDDFEGITPTIRGFVVRELEEYPSNFRCDMTLNDYLKSQDIPGIEGIDTRKLTRIIRSKGVVRAILTAADEAVNVEEIVAHLQVTPLITHHVREVSPKAAYPSPGRGKRVVVMNFGMKHGILRELNKRDCDVLVVPYNTSAEQILAWHPDGIMLSNGPGNPADVAEGIETIKNLIGKVPMFGICLGHQLFALASGATSFKLPFGHRGANHPVKDLRTGRTELTSQNHGYAVDAESLANTDLEITHIALNDGTVEGLRHKTYPIFTVQYHPEASPGPEDSNHLFDEFIDMMEAEKEKKHA; this is encoded by the coding sequence ATGAAAAAGCGCTCATTAATTTTAGAAGACGGTACAGTATTCAACGGTATCGCATTTGGTAGTGATAGAGCTTCACAAGGAGAGGTCGTATTTACAACAGGTATGACTGGCTATCAGGAAACATTATCAGACCCATCCTTTTATGGACAAATCGTAACGTTAACATATCCTTTAATCGGGAATTACGGTATTAACCGTGATGATTTTGAAGGAATTACGCCAACAATTCGTGGCTTTGTAGTGCGTGAGCTAGAGGAATATCCATCAAACTTTCGCTGTGACATGACATTAAATGATTATTTGAAAAGCCAAGATATTCCGGGAATTGAGGGCATCGATACACGTAAACTGACGCGCATTATTCGCTCAAAAGGTGTAGTACGCGCCATTTTAACTGCTGCGGATGAGGCAGTGAATGTAGAAGAAATTGTCGCACATTTACAAGTGACACCACTTATTACACACCATGTAAGAGAGGTATCACCTAAGGCAGCTTATCCATCACCGGGGCGTGGCAAGCGCGTTGTTGTCATGAATTTCGGCATGAAGCACGGTATTTTGCGAGAGCTGAATAAACGTGATTGTGATGTACTTGTCGTACCTTACAATACATCGGCAGAGCAAATTTTAGCGTGGCATCCAGATGGCATTATGCTATCAAACGGTCCGGGCAATCCAGCAGATGTAGCAGAGGGTATCGAAACAATTAAAAATTTAATTGGGAAAGTGCCGATGTTCGGTATTTGCTTAGGTCACCAGCTCTTTGCATTAGCAAGCGGCGCAACAAGCTTTAAATTACCATTCGGACATCGCGGGGCTAATCACCCAGTGAAAGATTTGCGCACAGGACGTACTGAATTAACATCTCAAAACCATGGCTATGCAGTGGATGCAGAGTCATTAGCAAATACTGATTTAGAAATTACACATATTGCATTAAATGATGGAACAGTTGAAGGATTACGTCATAAAACATACCCAATCTTTACTGTGCAATATCACCCTGAAGCATCACCAGGCCCGGAAGATTCAAATCACTTATTCGACGAATTCATTGACATGATGGAAGCAGAAAAGGAGAAAAAACATGCCTAA